One Bdellovibrio bacteriovorus str. Tiberius DNA segment encodes these proteins:
- a CDS encoding NAD(P)H-dependent oxidoreductase, translating to MTHKTIQDALEWRYATKKFDASKKISDADWTTLRNSLTLAPSSYGVQPWKFLVIENPEVRNQLKPVSWNQTQVTDASHYVVFLYKEKMDADFVQKFINRVAEVRSAPLDALDGYKNMLIENLVKAPEEKIRVWSQRQAYIAMGFLLQTAALLKIDATPMEGFDPAAYDKILGLEGSGWKTVATVALGYRHQEDALQNQKKVRFEEADLIQYIK from the coding sequence ATGACCCATAAGACGATCCAAGATGCCCTGGAGTGGCGTTACGCCACTAAAAAGTTCGATGCCTCAAAAAAGATCTCGGACGCAGATTGGACAACCCTGCGTAATTCCCTGACTTTGGCGCCATCCTCTTACGGTGTACAACCGTGGAAATTCCTGGTTATTGAAAATCCGGAAGTTCGAAATCAACTAAAACCGGTCTCATGGAATCAAACACAAGTTACAGACGCCAGCCACTATGTGGTCTTCCTTTATAAGGAAAAGATGGATGCTGATTTCGTACAAAAGTTCATTAACCGCGTGGCTGAAGTCCGCAGCGCCCCTCTGGACGCTTTGGACGGATACAAAAATATGCTGATTGAAAATCTGGTGAAAGCACCGGAAGAAAAGATTCGCGTTTGGTCCCAGCGCCAGGCTTACATTGCCATGGGCTTCCTGCTGCAAACTGCGGCGTTGCTGAAAATCGATGCCACTCCGATGGAGGGTTTTGATCCGGCAGCTTACGACAAGATCCTGGGCCTGGAAGGCTCGGGCTGGAAAACCGTGGCCACTGTGGCTTTAGGTTATCGCCACCAGGAAGATGCCCTTCAAAATCAAAAAAAGGTCCGCTTCGAAGAAGCAGACCTTATTCAATACATCAAGTAA
- a CDS encoding RrF2 family transcriptional regulator, whose protein sequence is MVDQRFSVSVHIMTALAYHKGDLMTSEELGASIRTNPTVIRRLISKLVDAGLLTSFKGKAGGVKLAKTPKEISLRDVYVAITDKKLIATPDKEPFKNCVVSCSMKKLMCELVDGIENNSMDYLGGIRLSDLTSKIAK, encoded by the coding sequence ATGGTTGATCAAAGGTTTTCTGTATCAGTTCATATTATGACCGCCCTGGCTTATCACAAGGGTGATCTGATGACGTCTGAAGAATTGGGCGCGAGCATTCGCACCAATCCGACGGTGATCCGCCGTTTGATCTCCAAGCTTGTTGATGCCGGACTTCTTACGTCCTTCAAGGGCAAGGCGGGGGGCGTGAAGCTTGCCAAAACCCCGAAAGAAATTTCTCTGCGTGATGTCTATGTGGCGATCACTGACAAGAAGCTGATTGCGACTCCGGACAAAGAACCATTCAAAAACTGTGTTGTCAGCTGCTCAATGAAAAAGCTGATGTGCGAGCTGGTGGATGGAATTGAAAACAACTCTATGGATTATCTGGGCGGGATCCGTTTGTCTGATCTGACGTCCAAAATCGCCAAATGA
- a CDS encoding GNAT family N-acetyltransferase has translation MKSVYPAEEIRAERITLKKHIIEMAETMFQYVDQDRERLGRFLPWVPMIKGVHDEREYIEMTREQWQDFKMFDYGMYLNDGDIYMGNVGVHTISWDNDRCELGYWILGKFEGHGYVREAVLALEKVLFALGFYRIEIHCSGLNSRSSSVAENCQYKFEARLRQHAIENGLRRDTLVFAKLRDER, from the coding sequence ATGAAGTCCGTCTATCCTGCCGAAGAAATTCGCGCTGAACGGATCACCTTAAAAAAGCACATAATTGAAATGGCTGAAACCATGTTTCAGTATGTTGATCAGGATCGCGAACGCCTGGGTCGCTTTCTGCCATGGGTGCCAATGATCAAGGGCGTTCATGATGAACGCGAATACATCGAGATGACCCGCGAGCAGTGGCAGGATTTCAAGATGTTCGACTATGGCATGTATCTGAATGATGGCGACATCTATATGGGGAACGTCGGCGTGCACACGATCAGCTGGGACAACGACCGCTGTGAACTGGGATACTGGATCCTTGGGAAATTCGAAGGCCATGGGTATGTGCGCGAAGCGGTGCTGGCTTTGGAAAAGGTCCTGTTTGCCCTTGGATTTTATCGAATTGAGATTCATTGTTCAGGTCTTAACAGCCGCAGCAGCTCTGTAGCTGAAAATTGTCAGTATAAATTCGAGGCCCGTCTGCGGCAGCACGCCATTGAAAACGGCTTAAGACGAGACACTTTGGTGTTCGCCAAACTTCGTGATGAACGATAA
- a CDS encoding DUF5522 domain-containing protein — MNDKKLEIEELHRTACESGKDSYVDPATGYTVFTEFFHMKRGHCCGSGCRHCPWKKNSQKSPNEPTDPT; from the coding sequence ATGAACGATAAAAAACTCGAAATCGAAGAACTTCATCGCACTGCTTGCGAGTCCGGCAAGGACTCGTATGTCGATCCAGCCACCGGATACACTGTATTTACTGAGTTTTTTCACATGAAGCGCGGTCACTGCTGCGGTTCAGGCTGCAGACATTGCCCATGGAAAAAGAATAGTCAGAAAAGTCCAAATGAACCTACCGACCCGACGTAA
- a CDS encoding microtubule-binding protein produces the protein MGLSTIFLLLYVTSSLRTGTDALRGQVENQKLSMKVEELESQLKMYENVKNEYLAGQAPKDEVQEYEELMDKLTLLQEDAKTEKERLIQEARENGDKVKALNKYQQMVRNVLNANKMAKSKLINRDDLIKEQDVEIETQETEIADLNKDIQNKKQLIAQGEQKIAVTQAQLQKRLTELRVAYKNNKLSKQLFEQKMAQARADGNQKVAQLNQVNAQYQMQLNQANVQLGQVQGELSKTQGMLAQKEDEATHLAGALSRTKAETGARIAGLESGLADEKARGAKRVASLQEGFAEEKAAMAAGFGKEKAAMAAGYGKEKAALQGALSDTQGQLAKARAEIEARKSVAGEIQKGFAKAGIKADIDLQTGDVVLDFGQAYFDSDSDRLKHEMKGVLEKAMPIYSRSLFGNPKVSDKISAVEIIGFASPTYQGRFVDPHSSKPADKAALKYNMDLSYRRANSIFSYMLDEGNMRFEHQRELLALMKVSGRSFLEVMKVQNRNIATAAEFCKQNDCKKAQRVIIRFNMDQKK, from the coding sequence TTGGGTTTAAGCACGATCTTCCTTCTTTTGTATGTCACATCCAGTTTGCGTACGGGCACCGATGCCTTGCGCGGGCAGGTGGAAAACCAGAAGCTTTCCATGAAAGTGGAAGAACTGGAAAGCCAGTTGAAGATGTACGAGAACGTGAAGAATGAGTATCTGGCCGGACAGGCACCTAAAGATGAGGTGCAGGAGTATGAAGAGCTTATGGACAAGCTGACCTTGCTTCAGGAAGACGCCAAGACTGAAAAAGAGCGTCTGATCCAGGAAGCCCGTGAAAACGGGGACAAAGTCAAAGCTCTGAACAAGTACCAGCAAATGGTGCGCAACGTTCTTAATGCCAACAAGATGGCCAAGTCCAAATTGATCAATCGTGATGATCTGATCAAAGAGCAGGATGTGGAAATCGAAACCCAGGAAACCGAGATTGCTGATCTGAATAAAGACATTCAGAACAAAAAGCAGCTGATCGCTCAGGGTGAACAAAAGATCGCAGTCACACAGGCGCAGTTGCAAAAGCGTCTGACTGAACTGCGTGTGGCTTACAAAAACAACAAACTGTCAAAACAACTGTTTGAACAGAAGATGGCTCAGGCCCGAGCTGACGGCAACCAAAAGGTGGCTCAGCTGAATCAGGTCAATGCCCAGTATCAGATGCAACTGAACCAGGCCAATGTGCAATTGGGTCAGGTGCAGGGTGAACTTTCCAAAACTCAAGGCATGCTGGCGCAGAAGGAAGACGAAGCCACTCATCTGGCAGGCGCTCTGTCCCGCACCAAGGCTGAAACTGGCGCGCGTATCGCGGGTCTGGAATCAGGTCTGGCAGATGAAAAAGCCCGTGGTGCCAAACGTGTAGCATCTTTGCAGGAAGGTTTTGCGGAAGAAAAAGCAGCGATGGCTGCTGGCTTCGGTAAAGAGAAAGCGGCCATGGCGGCAGGCTATGGCAAAGAAAAAGCCGCCTTGCAGGGCGCTTTGAGCGACACGCAAGGACAGCTGGCGAAAGCAAGAGCAGAAATCGAAGCGCGTAAATCCGTGGCGGGTGAAATTCAGAAGGGTTTCGCCAAAGCCGGTATCAAAGCTGATATCGACCTGCAGACGGGCGATGTGGTTCTGGATTTCGGTCAGGCTTACTTTGACAGTGACTCGGACCGTCTGAAGCACGAGATGAAAGGTGTCCTGGAAAAAGCGATGCCGATTTATTCCCGGTCTTTGTTCGGCAATCCGAAAGTGTCTGACAAAATTTCCGCGGTGGAAATCATCGGTTTTGCCTCACCAACGTATCAGGGGCGCTTCGTCGACCCACACAGCTCCAAGCCGGCAGACAAAGCCGCTTTGAAGTACAACATGGATTTAAGTTACCGTCGTGCGAACTCCATCTTCAGTTACATGCTGGATGAAGGGAACATGAGATTTGAGCATCAGCGCGAGCTCTTGGCCCTTATGAAGGTTTCCGGACGAAGCTTCCTGGAAGTCATGAAGGTGCAAAATCGCAATATCGCCACAGCAGCCGAGTTCTGCAAGCAGAACGACTGTAAAAAGGCGCAGCGGGTAATCATCCGCTTTAACATGGATCAAAAGAAATAA
- a CDS encoding FHA domain-containing protein, producing MNKFIVTIHRKDQVLSREVNKDSFTMGRSLDCDLSLNDNNISRVHLVVSRRWNQIWIEDKNSSNGTYINGTRIVQGTPVNVVPSDRIQLGRSEYILNLDLFVEEPAPEPELEPSISQSAAAMPEDEDAPLEATVAMPAPNMAPFQAEKILHEAKRKAAQIIMEGETQAERRVQVIYQKAREAQAQAELFYQTRMAEAHKEADAILADFQKQGQSLLHDARNMSQELREEVDSYVQGLRQKARKDTEDIISEATLAAEKMKDEAIAHGRELARQESEALLKTSREEADRILDFSKLQIEETQARIRTDLENSQELNQRTLQEAEAEAERLLNESRTQIRDAEARLREESELARNDNASLIATAKATADQLLQQAKVDGEQQIQLANDKVQEITAVSTEKQTVLNELLENVAARTAELQKATEDLSKTRTDNSDLLSQVEKGQALLKELQTTHADLEKQKASLEASLKGLQEKQAHLTMDVHDIESKKNHLFKEYDAQKIFLNEKLEKEKSQMAKSEEERLEEQRLEMSKRLQKMERDLLDDVIRKKNSMVKDIHSAIEKEIVMLMEPEKWRNISQSVENHITEAIDGKVATLSQSSMSEKPVDLMKKRKNEKLRWVTMGLAMGAVGYFVSQIVVDRVVKDQTPMQTMVSNEAKKRQDELEKRKFNPPQAEEIKDSYTDAVIYTRNYLDIYTDAQFQQKLYKAASQYLLKTWRVDEDKSIQVISSANALVKELADRKTKIHPDFIKEGIEKMRELENQSLARMKDVLGTEVRLESYRRFERNFYKEEVQRRRMAQH from the coding sequence TTGAACAAGTTTATCGTCACAATCCACAGGAAGGATCAGGTGCTAAGCCGTGAGGTGAACAAAGACTCGTTCACCATGGGCCGCTCTTTGGATTGTGACTTGTCCTTGAACGATAACAACATCAGCCGGGTGCACCTGGTTGTGAGTCGTCGCTGGAACCAGATCTGGATTGAGGATAAAAATTCATCCAACGGGACCTATATCAATGGCACCCGCATCGTTCAGGGAACCCCGGTCAACGTGGTTCCCTCCGATCGTATCCAGCTGGGCCGATCTGAATACATTCTGAACCTGGATCTTTTCGTTGAAGAACCAGCGCCCGAACCAGAACTGGAGCCGTCGATTTCCCAATCTGCGGCAGCCATGCCGGAAGACGAAGATGCGCCATTGGAGGCCACGGTGGCCATGCCGGCACCGAACATGGCGCCATTCCAGGCGGAAAAAATCCTGCACGAAGCCAAGCGCAAAGCGGCGCAAATCATTATGGAAGGCGAAACCCAGGCTGAACGCCGGGTGCAGGTCATCTATCAAAAAGCCCGTGAAGCCCAGGCCCAGGCTGAGCTGTTCTATCAGACCCGCATGGCGGAAGCGCACAAGGAAGCTGATGCCATTCTGGCAGATTTCCAGAAGCAAGGGCAAAGCCTGCTGCACGATGCGCGCAATATGTCTCAGGAACTGCGTGAAGAAGTCGATTCTTACGTTCAGGGCCTGCGCCAGAAGGCCCGCAAAGACACTGAAGACATTATTTCTGAAGCCACTTTGGCTGCCGAGAAAATGAAAGACGAAGCCATTGCCCACGGTCGTGAGCTGGCCCGTCAGGAAAGCGAAGCGCTGCTGAAAACCAGCCGCGAGGAAGCGGACCGAATTTTGGATTTCTCGAAACTGCAGATTGAGGAAACTCAAGCCCGTATTCGTACAGACCTGGAAAATTCCCAGGAACTGAATCAGCGGACTTTGCAGGAAGCCGAGGCCGAAGCCGAAAGATTGTTGAATGAATCCCGCACGCAGATTCGCGATGCGGAAGCGCGCCTGCGGGAAGAATCTGAACTAGCACGCAATGATAACGCTTCCTTGATCGCCACAGCCAAGGCCACCGCCGACCAGCTATTGCAGCAGGCCAAGGTCGACGGTGAACAGCAGATTCAATTGGCGAATGATAAAGTTCAGGAAATCACCGCTGTCAGCACTGAAAAACAGACGGTCTTAAATGAGCTTCTGGAAAATGTTGCGGCCCGCACGGCGGAACTGCAAAAAGCCACTGAAGATTTGAGCAAAACCCGTACTGACAATTCCGATCTTCTTTCGCAGGTGGAAAAAGGCCAGGCTTTGCTGAAAGAGCTTCAAACGACCCATGCAGATCTGGAAAAACAGAAAGCTTCTTTGGAAGCTTCTTTAAAAGGTTTGCAGGAAAAACAGGCCCATCTGACCATGGATGTGCATGATATCGAATCCAAGAAAAATCATCTGTTCAAGGAATACGACGCGCAAAAGATTTTCCTGAATGAAAAACTGGAAAAAGAAAAATCCCAGATGGCGAAATCGGAAGAGGAACGCCTGGAAGAACAGCGTCTGGAGATGTCCAAGCGTCTGCAGAAAATGGAGCGCGATCTGCTGGATGACGTGATCCGCAAGAAAAATTCCATGGTGAAGGACATCCACTCGGCGATTGAAAAAGAGATCGTGATGCTGATGGAGCCTGAAAAATGGCGCAATATCAGCCAGTCCGTGGAAAATCACATCACCGAGGCCATCGATGGCAAAGTGGCGACCTTGTCCCAGTCTTCGATGAGCGAAAAGCCAGTGGATCTGATGAAGAAGCGCAAAAACGAAAAGCTTCGCTGGGTCACCATGGGTCTTGCCATGGGGGCCGTGGGCTATTTCGTCAGTCAGATTGTCGTGGATCGGGTTGTAAAGGATCAGACTCCGATGCAGACCATGGTCAGCAACGAGGCCAAGAAACGTCAGGATGAACTGGAAAAACGCAAATTCAATCCGCCTCAGGCGGAAGAGATCAAAGACTCTTACACTGATGCGGTTATCTATACCCGTAACTATCTGGACATCTATACCGATGCCCAGTTCCAGCAGAAGCTTTACAAGGCCGCTTCCCAGTACCTGCTGAAAACCTGGCGCGTGGATGAAGATAAGTCCATTCAGGTCATTTCATCGGCCAATGCATTGGTGAAAGAACTGGCAGACCGCAAAACCAAAATCCATCCGGACTTTATCAAAGAGGGCATAGAAAAAATGCGCGAGCTGGAAAATCAGTCGTTGGCGCGCATGAAAGACGTCCTGGGCACCGAAGTTCGTCTGGAATCCTATCGTCGCTTCGAACGCAATTTCTATAAAGAAGAAGTCCAAAGAAGAAGAATGGCCCAGCACTAG
- the ftsY gene encoding signal recognition particle-docking protein FtsY: protein MMSPGHEQQITILAGVVVLLFAVIFGALILGMMKNAKKRSQELTHEAKREMPTTSEQPEELPLAHIDSTGNVVSDLSVPDLHDAAVVIEEKAVDLAVALKKTEENLFGRIRSLFKSETSNKHLEEIEEILYTSDLGPATVQRLMGAIEDKLSKKERADYDTVREALKEEIKNIFQGSHSTSVGTGILSKIQFAAEGPTVLMIVGVNGAGKTTSIGKISAQLAAEGKKVLVAAGDTFRAAAGGQLKVWTDRAQVEIFSPEGVTDPSAVAFDAVAKGKGQGYDVVIVDTAGRLHTQANLMEEIKKMKRVMSKVIPEAPHETLIVLDANSGQNALMQAKEFHNALTLTGAVLTKMDGTAKGGVAVGLAQELHIPIKLIGVGERIQDLRTFSSQEFVNSLFQ from the coding sequence ATGATGTCACCTGGGCATGAGCAGCAGATTACAATTCTTGCTGGCGTGGTTGTTCTTCTCTTTGCGGTTATTTTCGGCGCTCTGATTTTGGGGATGATGAAGAATGCGAAGAAGCGTTCTCAGGAGCTGACCCATGAAGCCAAACGAGAAATGCCGACGACTTCCGAGCAACCGGAAGAACTTCCACTGGCGCACATTGATTCCACGGGCAACGTGGTTTCTGATTTGTCTGTGCCGGATCTGCATGATGCGGCAGTGGTGATTGAAGAAAAGGCCGTCGACCTTGCAGTGGCGCTTAAAAAAACCGAAGAAAATCTTTTCGGCCGAATTCGCAGCCTGTTTAAGTCTGAAACCAGCAACAAGCATCTGGAAGAGATCGAAGAAATTCTTTACACCAGCGACCTGGGCCCAGCGACTGTGCAGCGTCTGATGGGTGCGATTGAAGACAAGCTTTCCAAAAAAGAGCGCGCCGACTACGACACAGTTCGTGAAGCGTTGAAAGAAGAAATCAAAAATATCTTCCAGGGGTCTCATTCCACTTCGGTGGGCACGGGCATCCTTTCCAAGATACAGTTCGCAGCTGAAGGCCCAACAGTATTGATGATTGTGGGTGTGAATGGAGCGGGTAAAACCACTTCCATTGGTAAAATCTCGGCGCAATTGGCAGCAGAAGGCAAAAAGGTTCTAGTGGCGGCCGGTGATACATTCCGTGCAGCGGCAGGCGGGCAGTTGAAAGTCTGGACTGATCGCGCTCAGGTTGAAATCTTTTCTCCGGAAGGTGTGACCGATCCAAGTGCGGTGGCGTTTGATGCCGTCGCTAAGGGCAAAGGTCAGGGCTATGACGTTGTGATCGTGGATACTGCGGGTCGTTTGCACACTCAAGCCAATCTGATGGAAGAGATCAAAAAAATGAAACGTGTGATGTCCAAGGTGATCCCGGAAGCTCCGCACGAGACTTTGATCGTTCTGGATGCGAATTCGGGCCAGAATGCTTTGATGCAGGCTAAAGAATTCCACAACGCTCTGACTTTGACCGGAGCGGTCCTGACTAAAATGGACGGCACGGCGAAAGGTGGCGTGGCTGTAGGGCTGGCGCAGGAACTTCATATTCCGATTAAATTGATCGGAGTGGGGGAGCGTATTCAGGATCTGCGCACGTTCTCGTCCCAAGAATTTGTAAATTCCCTGTTTCAATAG
- a CDS encoding nucleoside-diphosphate sugar epimerase — MNYPTDICIAGATGLVGHELLLLLAHLDEVRSIKAISRGPMGRIPPHVENIIMDFDSLEQRKDLLKAGVFICCLGTTIKKAGSQAAFRKVDYDYVVNFAKVAEACGAQKFLVISAMGADAGSSIFYNRVKGEMEHELRKLKIPQIEVFQPSLILGERKESRTGEDIAQKLSPILNKLMVGPLKKYRAIKANTIARAMAIATLNFHPGFHVYKSDHIQRIADQK; from the coding sequence CAGATATCTGCATAGCAGGTGCGACGGGGCTCGTGGGACACGAGCTCCTTCTTCTTTTGGCCCACCTTGATGAAGTCCGCTCTATCAAGGCCATCTCTCGCGGCCCGATGGGTCGCATTCCTCCCCACGTCGAAAACATCATCATGGATTTTGACAGTCTTGAGCAGCGCAAAGATCTGCTGAAGGCCGGGGTCTTTATTTGTTGTCTGGGGACCACAATCAAAAAGGCGGGATCACAAGCCGCTTTCCGTAAAGTGGACTATGACTATGTCGTGAATTTTGCAAAAGTCGCTGAAGCCTGTGGCGCACAAAAGTTCCTGGTGATTTCGGCCATGGGTGCCGACGCCGGTTCCAGTATCTTCTACAACCGGGTCAAAGGTGAAATGGAACACGAACTGCGAAAACTAAAAATCCCGCAGATTGAAGTGTTTCAACCGTCTTTGATTTTGGGTGAACGCAAAGAATCGCGCACAGGCGAAGACATCGCCCAGAAACTCAGTCCGATTCTGAACAAGCTGATGGTAGGACCATTGAAAAAGTACCGCGCCATCAAAGCCAACACGATTGCCCGGGCTATGGCTATTGCCACCTTGAACTTTCACCCGGGCTTTCATGTTTATAAGTCAGATCATATTCAGCGCATCGCTGATCAAAAATAG